The Halotia branconii CENA392 region ATAAGCTAGGCATATATGTATCCAGTTTGCGAAGACACCGCAACGAGGAGAAAATTTTATGGTTGCAACACCTCTATTGCCGTTGGAAGCAGCTTCTCCAGCGCATATTTGTCCATTTGATCAAGCCTGTAGCTACTTAGAAGCGGCTGCTAAAGAATTAAAGTTAGATCAAGGTTCTCTAGAAATTCTCAGCCACCCACGTAAAGTAGTAACGGTTTCCATTCCTGTGAAACTGGATAATGGGGAAGTACGAGTTCTCGCTGGACATCGAGTGCAGCACTCCGATATCTTAGGCCCCTACAAAGGTGGCATTCGTTACCACCCAGCCGTAACACTGCGGGAAGTGTCAGCCTTAGCAATGTTGATGACTTGGAAATGTGCATTGTTAGGCATTCCCTACGGTGGCGCTAAGGGCGGCATTGCCATAGATCCACAATTATATAGTATTGGTGAACTAGAGAGAATCACTCGTCGCTATACCAGTGAGTTAATTAAAGATATTGGGCCTGCCGTAGACATTCCTGCGCCAGATATGGGTACTTCAGCCCGTGAAATGGCTTGGATGATGGACACTTACTCAGTCAATGTTGGTCATGCTGTACCAGGAGTTGTCACTGGTAAACCACTTTCAGTTGGTGGTTCATTGGGACGAGAAATGGCCACCGGGCGGGGTGTGATGATTATTGTCCGTGAGGCGTTAGCTGAACAAGGCAAACCTTTAGCAGGTATGCGAATTGTCATCCAAGGTTTTGGTAATGTCGGCGGTGCAGCAGCTGAATTATTGTACCAAGCAGGAGCCAAAATTATTGCTGTCTCAACAGCGAAAGGTGGAGTGTTTTCTCCAACAGGTCTTGATATTCCAGCTTTAAAAGCCTACGCCGTGGCAAATCGTAAAAGTGTTGTTGGTTTTTTGCAAGCTACACCAATTAGTAATGCAGATTTACTGACTTTGCCCTGTGATGTGTTGATTCCAGCAGCTTTAGAGAATCAGATCACTGAAGAAAATGTGAATCAAGTACAAGCACAGGTTGTTGCAGAAGCAGCTAATGGCCCAGTTACTCTTAAAGCTAACCAGATTCTAGAGGCGCGGGGTGTGACAGTACTACCAGATATATTGGCAAACGCTGGCGGTGTGGTAGTAAGTTATCTGGAATGGGTACAGGGTCTTTCATATCTATTTTGGGATGAAGAACGCGTTAACCGCGAAATGGAACAGTTAATGGTGCAAGCTTATCACCAAGTAATTCAAGAATCGAAGGTGCGGCAAGTCAACCTCCGACTAGCAGCTTATACGCTTGGTGTAGGTCGTGTAGCGCAAGCACTGAACGATAGAGGTCTTTATCCTTAAGAGAGCGATTTTTTCGGGGGAGAGAGGCGACAATTTAGCAGGGGTTCTACACATTAATCATTCCCCAGTCCCTTTTGTTTAATGCTGTGACATCTGAATCACTGCCATTAGAATTTCTTGATGGTCTTGTCATACCGTTTCACTTGAAAATTGATACAAATAGGCAGCAGGGAGAAAGAATTAAAGACCAATCATCTGTTTCAAATATTTCGTGAAATGGTATTACGGCGTAATAGCTAAAGAGTATATATTAAGATACTTTGAGAGCATAAATGTCAAAAACAGTAATGTTTTTACCAATGAGGTGGAGAGGAAAGAAAACCGTAGAAGGAGAAGAGAGAAGGTATTTCTTTTATCCTTGACCTAGTTCGTAAGACTATTTACTATTTAACCATTACCCCTCTTATTTACTTACTGCTTTCTGCTTTTTGCCCTTTGTCTCTCTTGGTAAGTAAGAGTTGTGGAAATTGTGGAAAACTTCCTAAAAATCTGTTGAAAGAATGGTTAGGGGAACTAATATCTGTGGAAAACTTGTGGAAAACTCCTCTATTTTTTCCACAGAGTAATTATACTTAATCAAAGTTTTCCACAAAATATTATTATTTTTCCACAGAGGAGTTAAATTTAATCAACTTTTAGATTTTACTTAATCAATATCTTACCTTTACTGAACAAAGATTATGAAGAGATAAGACCGATGTAACAGAGTTATTGTCTTCCCACCAAAGAACTCAGAAACCATAAACAGTATTTACTCTGTTAACACTATTTCACGAAATTTTTGAGACAAATTACTCTTCTTAAGGACTTCCAGAAAATCAATTATCCAATTTTTTCAGATAATATTTTTCTTTCTTTCCCTGCGTCCTGCGTCCTATCCCCCTGCGCCCTGCCTCTTCGGTTCCCCCTACTTGCCCAAATGTATCAACTTTGAAGTGAAAGGGTATAACATCTATTTCCAAGCCTCGTAAATTGGCGAAGGTCTTGAACTAAAAGTAAAATTACCTCAGTAAATCAAGATTTTTCGAGTCAATAATTATGGAGTCAAGCCAGAAACCTCAGCGCCACGCCGCTGAACACGAGTTTGAAGAATCTCTCGACCAATTAGAGGATATCCTCCAAGAAAACTTAACTGAGGATGAAGAGGTGGCAAAATTGCCTACCAGTAACGTTAATAAAGCCGACCTTAATCAAGATTTGACAGCTGTTGATTTAGATGCTTTTGAAGATGCAGTTGCAGATATTGAAAAATATTTGGATGAAAAAACCAAATAACGCTAGGCGATTTGTTAATCCATTTTTGTTTATTTACGGGGATTATGAATTTTTAATTTTTAATTTTTAATTTTTAATTCCCCAAAGGGGTTGACTATTTTGCCGTTGGGCTTCATATAACATTAAAGCAGCTGCGATCGCTACATTCAAAGACTCCACTCCTGGACTCAGGGGAATTTTCACTTGCTTGTCTGCTAGAGTTGCTAAATCTGACGATAACCCAGCACCTTCATTTCCCAGTAAGATTAAACTGGGTTTTCGCCAATCTACCTCCCAATAAGTTAAAGTTGCACTCGGCAAGGTTGCTATTACTTGCATTCCTGACTGCTGACAATGTTGTACTGTTGCTGGCAAATCTTCACTCACTGCTGTTGTTAAGCGAAACCACTGTCCAGCAGAAGCGCGTAAAACTTTGGGGTTATCTAAATCTACACTATCGCTACTGAGCCATAGCCCCGATGCACCAGCTGCCGCCGCAGTGCGAATAATAGTACCTAGGTTTCCTGGATCTTGGATAGTTTCTAAGGCCAAAACTAAACCAGTAAAAGGTACTTGATTTGGAGAATCGCCACGTTTTGCTATGGCAATTACCCCATCTGGTTGGACTGTAGTCGCGATCGCCTGTAAAATTTCCTTACTGACAATTTCACAGCGATCGCATTGACTACAAGCTTTTTCCCATAATGAGGGATGAGCTATGTGCCATTCTGGTGTACAGCAAAGCGTTACAAATGGATAATTAACAGCACAAGCTTCTTCTAACAAGTGCGTTCCTTCCAATAAAAATAGCTGTTGCTTGTGTCGCTCTTTGGTAGAGTGCAGCTTGCGGATTTGCTTGACTAAAGGATTTTTTAAGCTGGTTAACACGATTTTAGATTTTGGATTTGAGATTAATCCAAAATTGAGATGCGGAACCCGGGACTTGAACCCGGAAGCCTTGCGGCACTAGAACCTGAATCTAGCGCGTCTGCCAATTCCGCCAGTTCCGCTGACATTCGCTTTTATTGACAATTTACCATTATTGCTTAATGATGGGCATTTGTCAAGTTCACTATTAGATAAGCGCTTACGAAGATTGGGAATTAAAATTGGGAATTATTAATGAGGTTGGGTTTTTTTTGATCCTACCCTTAGTCCATAAAGAACATCACAGTGGTTTTGCTGAGTATTAACTATTACTAAAGTTGTATACTTAGGTGTTTGTTTTGTTGGAAATTATCAAATGTCTATCAGGCTTGCTATTGCTTGCTTTCAGGCTTTAGCTAACATCTTAAAAAAAATTATTCATCTCAGATGTAATGCCAAAATGTAGACAAACCAATTCTTTACTGTAGAATCAAAACCAACTTCTAACTTATAAAATTACGTATTTTTTTGGAGGTAGGCTTATTAATCCTTCTACCAGCTTACCAGATGCCAAACTTTCTCCTGAAGTAGACTCCTCAGTCTTACAAATTTGGGGGGGGCATCCTTTGCGAGGTAATGTGAAAATTAGCGGGGCTAAAAATTCAGCATTGGTAATCATGGCTGGAGCCTTGCTATGTTCAGGAGATTGTCGCATCCGCAATGTTCCTTTATTGGCGGATGTAGAGCGCATGAGTCAGGTTTTGTCAGCTTTAGGTCTGCGCTTAACACGACAAGACGACATTTTAGATATTAATGCTAGCGAGATTACTACCTCAAAAGCTCCCTACGAACTAGTTACCCAATTGCGGGCAAGTTTTTTTGCCATCGGTTCAATTCTGGCAAGATTGGGTGTAGCACAAATGCCATTACCGGGCGGTTGTGCAATTGGAGCTAGGCCAGTAGATTTGCACGTGCGAGGGCTGCAAGCAATGGGAGCCGAAGTGCAGATCGAACATGGCATTTGTAATGCTTATGTTCCAGGTAGCAACAACAGATTAAAAGGAGCCAAAATTTATCTAGATACTCCCAGCGTCGGAGCAACAGAAACGTTGATGATGGCCGCTACCCTAGCCGATGGTGAAACAATCCTCGAAAATGCTGCTAGGGAACCAGAAGTCGTTGATTTGGCTAACTTCTGCAATGCGATGGGAGCTAAAATTCAGGGTGCGGGAACTAGTACGATTACAATCGTTGGTGTTCCTAAACTGCATTCTGTTGACTACAGCATTATTCCCGATCGCATTGAAGCAGGAACGTTCTTAGTGGCTGGCGCTATCACTCGCTCAGAAATTAGTCTCTCACCAGTATTACCAGACCATTTAATCCCCGTGATTGCCAAACTGCGGGAAATTGGAGTGACAATCGTTGAAGACAGTGCTGAATGCTTACGTGTTTTGCCAACAGATAGTCTCAGAGCCGCAGATATTGAAACCTTGCCTCATCCAGGCTTTCCTACCGATATGCAAGCACCGTTTATGGCTTTACTGACATTGGCAGAAGGTGACAGCTTGATTAACGAATCTGTATTTGAAAACCGCTTGCGTCATGCTTCCGAACTAAATCGCTTAGGAGCAGATATTCGTGTCAAAGGTAATGCGGCTTTTGTGAGAGGAGTGCCAATATTATCGGGCGCACCAGTATTAGGTACAGATTTGCGGGCATCCGCAGCCTTAGTCTTAGCAGGACTAGCAGCTGAGGGACAAACTACCATTCAAGGATTGCACCACCTTGATCGCGGCTACGATCGCCTAGATATGAAGTTGCAGCAATTAGGAGCTAAAATTCTGCGTGTGGGCGAAGCGCCAACAGATGCAGAACTTTCTCCCAACGGCAGTATTTCTCCATCATCTGTTTCGACATAGTACAAGGAGGCAGGGGGCAGAGGACAAGGGACAAGGGGCAGGGAGCAGGGGAGAAGAGGAAAAAGTGTTAACCATAAATGGATAAATGCGAAGTAGTTTCAAACTCCCCCTTGCACCCTGCCCCGTTCCCCCCTGCCTCTTCTCCCCATGCCCATTTTCATAATGGCTACTTATCTCTCGTTATACTAACTGTGGGAGGCTGTTGATATTTTGTTTTTCCAGCTGGCTACATCATGTCGTTCTTTAAAACCCCACTAATTGGTTTAAAAGCTGACTCATTTCGTCATCCGTTAGATTTAGAAGCAACTAAATCTCTCAAGCAGATACCAGGTCTAGACTTGATGGTCAGGAATTGGCTAGGACCAATGGCAGAGCAGATTTTTTATGTGGAAAATATTGCCTCTAGTATTCTGGTAGGTGAAAAACAACTACCTGATTTACACAGGCTATTGTTAGAAGCTTGCAAAACTTTAGATTTAGAACCTCCCCAGTTATATGTCCGGCAGCATCCGGCTCCTAATGCTTATACTTTTGCGATGCGGGGTAAGCAACCTTTTGTTGTATTACATACTTCTTTGATTGATATCCTCACACCAGAGGAAATTCAAGCAGTAATTGCCCATGAATTGGGGCATCTCAAGTGTGACCATAGTGTTTACTTAACGCCTGTAAATTTATTGATTTTAGCAGCGGCAATTGTGCCGAATGTGGGGGCTTTTATTGCTCAAGCGATACAGGCACAACTTTTAGAATGGGTACGCTGTGCTGAGTTTACCTGCGATCGCGCTGCTTTGTTAGCAACTCAAGACCCCAAAGTTGTAATGTCTGTATTAATGAAGTTGGCTGGTGGTTCACCGACTTTAGCACCGCAACTTAACCTTGATGCCTTTGTTGACCAAGCTCGTGCTTACGATGATATTAGCAAAACTGAAATCGGTGAATTGGTCAAAGAAGCCCGCACTTCTCAATTAACGCATCCAGTACCAGTGTTGCGGGCAAAAGAAATTGACCGTTGGGCAAGCAGTATAGAATATCAATCTCTATTGCAAAATCACGGCAAGAAGAATACTAGCGAAACTTTACCTACATTGGGTTGGCGGAACTGGTAAATTTACCAGAGAGAGGCAAAGGCTAAAGGGGGAAGGACTATGGTAAAAATTCAAGATATTTTCTTCACTCCCCCTGCTCCCTGCCCCCTGCCTCTTCTTCCCAATGCCCAATGAGGTATTTTTAAATGAATGTTTCTATCCGTTTATTGCAAGCAAACGAGTTAGCTATTGCTGATCACGTTTTTCGGTTAGCCTTTGGTACATTTGTAGGATTACCTGAGCCAACAGAATTTTATGGAGATGCTGCTTACATAGAAGTAGCAATGCATAGACCCAATGAACCTGCATACAATCGCCCTGATGTTTTTGCACTAGATGACTGGCGATAGTAGCATTGAAGCTATGGAAAAAAAGAAATCTTATGAAAGCTTACGAGATTCAAAGTAACGCAGGGATTGATGCTCTAACGTTAGTTGATCGTCCTGAACCCCAACCCGCAGCAGGTCAAGTTCTAATCAAAGTTAAAGCAACATCCCTAAATTACCGCGATTTATTGGTTGCTGAAGGAGCCTACGGTGCTGGACAGAAGTATCCCCTCATTCCCATGTCTGATGGTGCAGGGGAAGTTGTAGCGGTGGGTGGAGGTGTGACGCGGGTGAAAGTAGGCAATCGCGTCGCTGGTATCTTCTTCCAAGACTGGATTTATGGCTCTTTAGCTAAAGAAACCATGAAGTCGGATTTGGGAGGCGGTATCGATGG contains the following coding sequences:
- a CDS encoding TrmH family RNA methyltransferase → MLTSLKNPLVKQIRKLHSTKERHKQQLFLLEGTHLLEEACAVNYPFVTLCCTPEWHIAHPSLWEKACSQCDRCEIVSKEILQAIATTVQPDGVIAIAKRGDSPNQVPFTGLVLALETIQDPGNLGTIIRTAAAAGASGLWLSSDSVDLDNPKVLRASAGQWFRLTTAVSEDLPATVQHCQQSGMQVIATLPSATLTYWEVDWRKPSLILLGNEGAGLSSDLATLADKQVKIPLSPGVESLNVAIAAALMLYEAQRQNSQPLWGIKN
- the murA gene encoding UDP-N-acetylglucosamine 1-carboxyvinyltransferase, with amino-acid sequence MNPSTSLPDAKLSPEVDSSVLQIWGGHPLRGNVKISGAKNSALVIMAGALLCSGDCRIRNVPLLADVERMSQVLSALGLRLTRQDDILDINASEITTSKAPYELVTQLRASFFAIGSILARLGVAQMPLPGGCAIGARPVDLHVRGLQAMGAEVQIEHGICNAYVPGSNNRLKGAKIYLDTPSVGATETLMMAATLADGETILENAAREPEVVDLANFCNAMGAKIQGAGTSTITIVGVPKLHSVDYSIIPDRIEAGTFLVAGAITRSEISLSPVLPDHLIPVIAKLREIGVTIVEDSAECLRVLPTDSLRAADIETLPHPGFPTDMQAPFMALLTLAEGDSLINESVFENRLRHASELNRLGADIRVKGNAAFVRGVPILSGAPVLGTDLRASAALVLAGLAAEGQTTIQGLHHLDRGYDRLDMKLQQLGAKILRVGEAPTDAELSPNGSISPSSVST
- a CDS encoding M48 family metallopeptidase, whose translation is MSFFKTPLIGLKADSFRHPLDLEATKSLKQIPGLDLMVRNWLGPMAEQIFYVENIASSILVGEKQLPDLHRLLLEACKTLDLEPPQLYVRQHPAPNAYTFAMRGKQPFVVLHTSLIDILTPEEIQAVIAHELGHLKCDHSVYLTPVNLLILAAAIVPNVGAFIAQAIQAQLLEWVRCAEFTCDRAALLATQDPKVVMSVLMKLAGGSPTLAPQLNLDAFVDQARAYDDISKTEIGELVKEARTSQLTHPVPVLRAKEIDRWASSIEYQSLLQNHGKKNTSETLPTLGWRNW
- a CDS encoding Glu/Leu/Phe/Val family dehydrogenase, translated to MVATPLLPLEAASPAHICPFDQACSYLEAAAKELKLDQGSLEILSHPRKVVTVSIPVKLDNGEVRVLAGHRVQHSDILGPYKGGIRYHPAVTLREVSALAMLMTWKCALLGIPYGGAKGGIAIDPQLYSIGELERITRRYTSELIKDIGPAVDIPAPDMGTSAREMAWMMDTYSVNVGHAVPGVVTGKPLSVGGSLGREMATGRGVMIIVREALAEQGKPLAGMRIVIQGFGNVGGAAAELLYQAGAKIIAVSTAKGGVFSPTGLDIPALKAYAVANRKSVVGFLQATPISNADLLTLPCDVLIPAALENQITEENVNQVQAQVVAEAANGPVTLKANQILEARGVTVLPDILANAGGVVVSYLEWVQGLSYLFWDEERVNREMEQLMVQAYHQVIQESKVRQVNLRLAAYTLGVGRVAQALNDRGLYP